A stretch of the Hydra vulgaris chromosome 09, alternate assembly HydraT2T_AEP genome encodes the following:
- the LOC100206755 gene encoding tropomodulin-1 isoform X2, translating to MKDLYEDDELLTGLSKEELDEFNRELNDPENELLPASQRAPDQTLLEPTGDFDREHLLTYLKEEALASENIEDFVPFEKKTRGRVWKAKEKKKSPILLLPDDLSDVLDMASEDDLIELAAVLGIHGMLNQKQSEQMEADKAWDSLKGSGLKKYKGGITKATKTKQYTDINAINELDLDKALTRLTSFDETLTELNLNNHKDITVEKLTLIADNLKENKFLKTLLLANTQMTDSVCKLFAEALIVNKTLESINLESNYLTRDGVSELLKMLEVNKSLKELRLDNQSQMMGHQLETKICKVLAKNQTLLRFGFTFQSRGPRHIANKYLMRNNDADRLVRQSEKLEKDSELKN from the exons atgaAAGATCTTTACGAAGATGACGAATTGTTAACTGGATTAAGTAAAGAAGAACTTGACGAATTTAATCGAGAGCTTAACGATCCTgaa AATGAGTTGCTTCCTGCTTCTCAGCGAGCTCCTGATCAAACTTTGCTAGAGCCAACTGGTGATTTTGATAGAGAACATCTTTTAACTTACCTTAAAGAAGAAGCATTAGCATCTGAAAATATTGAAGATTTTGTTCCTTTCGAAAAAAAGACCCGTGGTAGGGTTTGGaaagcaaaagaaaagaaaaaaagcccAATTTTATTACTTCCAGATGACTTGTCTGATGTTCTCGATATGGCTTCAGAGGATGACCTTATCGAACTTGCTG ctGTACTTGGTATTCATGGGATGTTAAACCAAAAGCAGAGCGAACAAATGGAGGCAGATAAAGCATGGGATTCATTGAAAGGGTCTggtttaaagaaatataaaggAG GAATTACTAAAGCGACAAAGACAAAACAATATACAGATATTAATGCTATAAATGAGTTGGATTTAGACAAAGCTTTGACTCGCCTAACTAGTTTTGATGAAACGCTAACagaacttaatttaaataatcacaAAGATATCACTGTTGAGAAGTTAACCTTAATAGCAGATAATCTgaaagaaaacaagtttttaaaaacattacttcTTGCTAATACTCAAATGACAGATTCAGTTTGTAAG ttgtttgctGAAgcattaattgtaaataaaacactTGAGAGTATAAATTTAGAATCGAACTACTTGACCAGAGATGGAGTATct GAACTTCTTAAGATGCtagaagtaaataaatcattaaaagagTTAAGACTTGATAATCag TCACAAATGATGGGACATCAACtagaaacaaaaatttgtaaagtattggcgaaaaatcaaactttattacGTTTTGGTTTTACGTTTCAATCTCGTGGACCAAGGCATATTGCCAACAAATATCTAATGAGAAACAATGATGCAG ATCGATTAGTACGTCAAAGCGAAAAGTTGGAGAAAGACTCGGaacttaaaaattga